A window of the Macaca nemestrina isolate mMacNem1 chromosome X, mMacNem.hap1, whole genome shotgun sequence genome harbors these coding sequences:
- the LOC105493772 gene encoding trophinin isoform X4, with the protein MDRRNDYGYRVPPFQGPLPPPGSLGLPLPPDIQTETTEEDSVLLMHTLLAATKDSLAVDPPVVSRPKKSKTKKAPIKAITKAAPAAPPVPTANEIATDKPKITLQALNLPVITQISQASPTTEVTNTQVSSVTAQPKKANKMKRVTAKAAQGSQSPTGREGGATQLKSPLQVLNLPVISQNIHASIANESASSQTLITSIKPKKASKAKKAANKAIASATEVSLAPTATHTATTQGQITNETASIHTTAASIRTKKASKARKIIAKVINTDTEHIQAANVTETATRQIEASVIAIRPKKSKGKKAASRGPNSVSEISEALLATQMVTNQALAATLRVKRGSRARKASTKARATESQTPNADQGAQAKMASAQTNVSALETQVAAAVQALADDYLAQLSLEPTTRTRGKRNRKSKHLNGDERSGNNYRRIPWGRRPAPPRDVAILQERANKLVKYLLVKDQTKIPIKRSDMLRDVIQEYDEYFPEIIERASYALEKMFRVNLKEIDKQSSLYILISTRESSAGILGTTKDTPKLGLLMVILSVIFMNGNKASEAVIWEVLRKLGLHPGVRHSLFGEVRKLITDEFVKQKYLEYKRVPNSRPPEYEFFWGLRSYHETSKMKVLKFACKVQKKDPKDWAVQYREAVEMEVQAAAVAVAEAEARAEIYSPCLQTPLINCSSPSHGAKVHPWNLCPHSSQSTYGQSAKGVM; encoded by the exons ATGGATAGGAGAAATGACTACGGATATAGGGTGCCTCCATTTCAG GGCCCTCTGCCTCCCCCTGGGAGCCTGGGGCTTCCCTTGCCTCCAGATATACAGACTGAGACTACAGAAGAGGACAGTGTCTTGCTGATGCATACCCTGTTGGCGGCAACCAAGGACTCCCTGGCCGTGGACCCACCAGTTGTCAGCCGGCCTAAGAAAAGCAAGACCAAGAAGGCCCCTATAAAGGCTATTACTAAGGCTGCACCTGCTGCCCCTCCAGTCCCAACTGCCAATGAGATTGCCACCGACAAGCCCAAAATAACTTTGCAGGCTTTAAACCTGCCAGTCATTACCCAGATCAGTCAGGCTTCACCTACCACTGAGGTAACCAATACTCAGGTTTCTTCAGTCACTGCTCAGCCTAAGAAAGCCAACAAGATGAAGAGAGTTACTGCCAAGGCAGCGCAAGGCTCCCAATCCCCAACTGGCCGTGAGGGTGGCGCTACACAGCTCAAGTCACCCTTGCAGGTCCTAAACCTACCAGTCATCTCACAGAATATTCACGCTTCAATTGCCAATGAGTCAGCCAGTTCCCAGACCTTGATAACCTCTATCAAGCCTAAGAAAGCTTCCAAGGCTAAGAAGGCTGCGAATAAGGCCATAGCTAGTGCCACCGAGGTTTCACTGGCTCCAACTGCCACCCATACAGCTACCACCCAAGGCCAAATTACCAATGAGACAGCCAGTATCCACACCACAGCAGCCTCCATCCGAACCAAGAAAGCCTCCAAAGCCAGGAAGATAATTGCTAAGGTCATAAATACTGACACTGAGCATATACAGGCTGCAAATGTCACTGAGACAGCTACCAGGCAGATTGAGGCCTCAGTAATAGCTATCAGGCCCAAAAAATCCAAGGGCAAGAAGGCTGCCAGTAGGGGCCCAAATTCTGTCTCTGAGATTTCTGAGGCCCTACTTGCCACTCAAATGGTCACAAACCAGGCCCTGGCAGCCACCCTGCGGGTCAAGAGAGGGTCTAGGGCTCGGAAGGCTTCCACTAAGGCTCGGGCAACTGAAAGCCAGACTCCAAATGCTGACCAAGGGGCCCAGGCCAAGATGGCCTCTGCTCAGACCAACGTAAGTGCCCTTGAGACTCAGGTTGCTGCTGCTGTCCAGGCCCTGGCAGATGACTATCTGGCTCAGTTGAGTCTGGAGCCCACAACCAGGACCCGGGGCAAGAGAAACCGAAAG TCCAAGCATCTGAATGGGGATGAGAGAAGTGGCAATAATTACAGGCGGATCCCATGGGGCCGGAGGCCTGCGCCACCGCGAGATGTGGCCATTTTACAAGAAAGG GCTAATAAGTTGGTGAAATACCTGTTGGTTAAGGACCAGACAAAGATCCCCATCAAGCGCTCAG ACATGCTGAGGGATGTCATCCAAGAATATGATGAATATTTCCCAGAAATCATTGAACGAGCAAGCTACGCTCTGGAGAAG ATGTTTCGAGTCAATCTGAAAGAAATTGATAAGCAAAGTAGCTTGTATATTCTCATCAGCACTCGGGAATCCTCTGCAGGCATACTGGGAAC GACCAAGGACACACCCAAGCTGGGTCTCCTCATGGTGATTCTGAGTGTCATTTTTATGAATGGCAACAAGGCCAGTGAGG CTGTCATCTGGGAGGTGCTTCGCAAGTTGGGGCTGCACCCTGG GGTGAGGCATTCACTCTTTGGGGAAGTGAGGAAGCTCATCACAGACGAGTTTGTGAAGCAGAA GTACCTGGAGTACAAGAGGGTCCCTAACAGCAGACCACCTGAATATGAGTTCTTCTGGGGCTTGCGCTCCTACCATGAGACTAGCAAGATGAAAGTCCTCAAGTTTGCATGCAAG GTGCAGAAAAAAGACCCCAAGGACTGGGCTGTGCAGTACCGCGAGGCAGTGGAGATGGAAGTCCAAGCTgcagctgtggctgtggctgaggctgaagccagggctgag atttattCCCCATGTTTACAGACACCGCTAATAAATTGCAGTAGTCCTTCCCATGGAGCCAAAGTACATCCTTGGAATCTTTGTCCACACAGCAGTCAAAGCACCTACGGCCAATCAGCTAAGGGTGTCATGTGA
- the LOC105493772 gene encoding trophinin isoform X3 produces MHTLLAATKDSLAVDPPVVSRPKKSKTKKAPIKAITKAAPAAPPVPTANEIATDKPKITLQALNLPVITQISQASPTTEVTNTQVSSVTAQPKKANKMKRVTAKAAQGSQSPTGREGGATQLKSPLQVLNLPVISQNIHASIANESASSQTLITSIKPKKASKAKKAANKAIASATEVSLAPTATHTATTQGQITNETASIHTTAASIRTKKASKARKIIAKVINTDTEHIQAANVTETATRQIEASVIAIRPKKSKGKKAASRGPNSVSEISEALLATQMVTNQALAATLRVKRGSRARKASTKARATESQTPNADQGAQAKMASAQTNVSALETQVAAAVQALADDYLAQLSLEPTTRTRGKRNRKSKHLNGDERSGNNYRRIPWGRRPAPPRDVAILQERANKLVKYLLVKDQTKIPIKRSDMLRDVIQEYDEYFPEIIERASYALEKMFRVNLKEIDKQSSLYILISTRESSAGILGTTKDTPKLGLLMVILSVIFMNGNKASEAVIWEVLRKLGLHPGVRHSLFGEVRKLITDEFVKQKYLEYKRVPNSRPPEYEFFWGLRSYHETSKMKVLKFACKVQKKDPKDWAVQYREAVEMEVQAAAVAVAEAEARAEARAQMGIGEEAVAGPWNWDDMDIDCLTREELGDDAQAWSRFSFEIEARAQENADAGTSVNFSRGAGTRAGFSDGASISFNGAPSSSGGPGITFGGAPSSSASFSNTASISFGGTLSTSSSFSSAASISFGGAPSTSTSFSSEASISFGGTPCTSASFSGGVSSSFSGPLNTSATFSGAASSGFGGTLSTTAGFSSVLSTSTSFGSAPTTNTVFSSALSTSTGFGGTLSTSVCFGGSPSSSGSFGGTLSTSICFGGSPCTSTGFGGTLSTSVSFGGPSSTSANCGGTLSTSICFDGSPSTGAGFGGALNTSASFGSALNTSAGFGGAMSTSADFGSTLSTSVCFGGSPGTSVSFGSALNTSAGFGGAVSTSTDFGGTLSTSVCFGGSPSTSAGFSGALNTNASFGCAISTSAGFSGAVGTSAGFSGVPSTNPGFGGAFNTSAGFGGALSTTTDFGGTPNNSIGFGAAPSTSVSFGGAHSTSLCFGGAPSTSLCFGSASNTNLCFGGPPSTSACFSGATSPSFGDGPSTSTGFSFGNGLSTSAGFGGGLNTSAGFGGGLGTSAGFSGDLSTSSGFDGGLGTSAGFSGGPGTSTGFGGGLGTSAGFSGGLGTGAGFGGGLVTSDGFGGGLGTNASFGSTLGTGAGFSGGLSTSDGFGSRPNASFDRGLSTIIGFGSGSNTSTGFIGEPSTSTGFHSGPSSIVGFSGGPSTGVGFCSGPSISGFSGGPSTGAGFGGGPNTGAGFGGGPSTSAGFGSGATSLGACGFSYG; encoded by the exons ATGCATACCCTGTTGGCGGCAACCAAGGACTCCCTGGCCGTGGACCCACCAGTTGTCAGCCGGCCTAAGAAAAGCAAGACCAAGAAGGCCCCTATAAAGGCTATTACTAAGGCTGCACCTGCTGCCCCTCCAGTCCCAACTGCCAATGAGATTGCCACCGACAAGCCCAAAATAACTTTGCAGGCTTTAAACCTGCCAGTCATTACCCAGATCAGTCAGGCTTCACCTACCACTGAGGTAACCAATACTCAGGTTTCTTCAGTCACTGCTCAGCCTAAGAAAGCCAACAAGATGAAGAGAGTTACTGCCAAGGCAGCGCAAGGCTCCCAATCCCCAACTGGCCGTGAGGGTGGCGCTACACAGCTCAAGTCACCCTTGCAGGTCCTAAACCTACCAGTCATCTCACAGAATATTCACGCTTCAATTGCCAATGAGTCAGCCAGTTCCCAGACCTTGATAACCTCTATCAAGCCTAAGAAAGCTTCCAAGGCTAAGAAGGCTGCGAATAAGGCCATAGCTAGTGCCACCGAGGTTTCACTGGCTCCAACTGCCACCCATACAGCTACCACCCAAGGCCAAATTACCAATGAGACAGCCAGTATCCACACCACAGCAGCCTCCATCCGAACCAAGAAAGCCTCCAAAGCCAGGAAGATAATTGCTAAGGTCATAAATACTGACACTGAGCATATACAGGCTGCAAATGTCACTGAGACAGCTACCAGGCAGATTGAGGCCTCAGTAATAGCTATCAGGCCCAAAAAATCCAAGGGCAAGAAGGCTGCCAGTAGGGGCCCAAATTCTGTCTCTGAGATTTCTGAGGCCCTACTTGCCACTCAAATGGTCACAAACCAGGCCCTGGCAGCCACCCTGCGGGTCAAGAGAGGGTCTAGGGCTCGGAAGGCTTCCACTAAGGCTCGGGCAACTGAAAGCCAGACTCCAAATGCTGACCAAGGGGCCCAGGCCAAGATGGCCTCTGCTCAGACCAACGTAAGTGCCCTTGAGACTCAGGTTGCTGCTGCTGTCCAGGCCCTGGCAGATGACTATCTGGCTCAGTTGAGTCTGGAGCCCACAACCAGGACCCGGGGCAAGAGAAACCGAAAG TCCAAGCATCTGAATGGGGATGAGAGAAGTGGCAATAATTACAGGCGGATCCCATGGGGCCGGAGGCCTGCGCCACCGCGAGATGTGGCCATTTTACAAGAAAGG GCTAATAAGTTGGTGAAATACCTGTTGGTTAAGGACCAGACAAAGATCCCCATCAAGCGCTCAG ACATGCTGAGGGATGTCATCCAAGAATATGATGAATATTTCCCAGAAATCATTGAACGAGCAAGCTACGCTCTGGAGAAG ATGTTTCGAGTCAATCTGAAAGAAATTGATAAGCAAAGTAGCTTGTATATTCTCATCAGCACTCGGGAATCCTCTGCAGGCATACTGGGAAC GACCAAGGACACACCCAAGCTGGGTCTCCTCATGGTGATTCTGAGTGTCATTTTTATGAATGGCAACAAGGCCAGTGAGG CTGTCATCTGGGAGGTGCTTCGCAAGTTGGGGCTGCACCCTGG GGTGAGGCATTCACTCTTTGGGGAAGTGAGGAAGCTCATCACAGACGAGTTTGTGAAGCAGAA GTACCTGGAGTACAAGAGGGTCCCTAACAGCAGACCACCTGAATATGAGTTCTTCTGGGGCTTGCGCTCCTACCATGAGACTAGCAAGATGAAAGTCCTCAAGTTTGCATGCAAG GTGCAGAAAAAAGACCCCAAGGACTGGGCTGTGCAGTACCGCGAGGCAGTGGAGATGGAAGTCCAAGCTgcagctgtggctgtggctgaggctgaagccagggctgaggcaagagccCAAATGGGGATTGGAGAGGAAGCTGTGGCTGGGCCCTGGAATTGGGATGACATGGATATCGACTGCCTAACAAGGGAAGAGTTAGGCGATGATGCTCAGGCCTGGAGCAGATTTTCATTTGAAATTGAGGCCAGAGCCCAAGAAAATGCAGATGCCGGCACCAGCGTCAACTTCAGCAGAGGAGCTGGTACCAGGGCTGGCTTCAGCGACGGTGCTAGTATTAGCTTCAATGGTGCACCCAGCTCCAGTGGTGGACCTGGCATTACCTTTGGTGGTGCACCCAGCTCCAGTGCCAGCTTCAGCAATACAGCCAGCATTAGCTTTGGTGGCACACTGAGCACTAGCTCCAGCTTCAGCAGTGCAGCCAGCATTAGCTTTGGTGGTGCACCCAGCACCAGCACTAGTTTCAGCAGTGAAGCCAGCATTAGCTTTGGTGGCACGCCTTGTACCAGTGCCAGCTTTAGTGGTGGAGTCAGCTCTAGTTTTAGTGGCCCACTCAACACCAGTGCCACTTTCAGTGGTGCAGCCAGCTCTGGCTTTGGAGGCACACTCAGCACCACGGCTGGCTTTAGTAGTGTACTCAGCACCAGCACCAGCTTTGGCAGTGCACCCACAACGAACACAGTCTTCAGTAGTGCGCTTAGCACCAGCACTGGCTTTGGAGGCACACTCAGCACCAGTGTCTGCTTTGGTGGCTCTCCCAGCTCCAGTGGTAGCTTTGGTGGTACACTCAGTACCAGTATCTGCTTTGGTGGCTCTCCCTGCACCAGCACTGGCTTTGGAGGCACACTCAGCACCAGTGTCTCCTTTGGTGGCCCTTCCAGCACCAGTGCCAATTGCGGTGGTACACTAAGTACCAGCATCTGCTTTGATGGCTCTCCCAGCACTGGTGCTGGCTTTGGTGGTGCTCTCAACACCAGTGCCAGCTTTGGCAGTGCGCTCAATACCAGTGCTGGTTTTGGTGGTGCTATGAGCACCAGTGCTGACTTTGGCAGTACACTAAGCACCAGTGTCTGCTTTGGTGGCTCTCCTGGCACCAGTGTCAGCTTTGGCAGTGCGCTCAACACCAGTGCTGGTTTTGGTGGTGCTGTCAGCACCAGCACTGACTTTGGTGGTACACTAAGCACCAGCGTCTGTTTTGGTGGCTCTCCCAGCACCAGTGCTGGCTTTAGTGGTGCACTCAACACCAATGCCAGCTTTGGCTGTGCCATCAGCACCAGTGCCGGCTTCAGTGGTGCTGTCGGCACCAGTGCTGGCTTCAGTGGTGTACCCAGCACCAACCCTGGCTTTGGCGGTGCATTTAACACCAGTGCTGGCTTCGGTGGGGCACTTAGTACCACTACTGACTTCGGTGGTACTCCCAACAACAGCATTGGCTTTGGTGCTGCTCCCAGCACCAGTGTCAGCTTTGGTGGTGCTCATAGCACCAGCCTCTGTTTTGGTGGAGCTCCCAGCACCAGCCTCTGCTTTGGCAGTGCATCTAATACAAACCTATGCTTTGGTGGCCCTCCTAGCACCAGTGCCTGCTTTAGTGGTGCTACCAGCCCTAGTTTTGGTGATGGACCCAGTACCAGTACCGGTTTCAGCTTTGGCAACGGGTTAAGCACCAGTGCTGGATTTGGTGGTGGACTGAACACCAGTGCTGGCTTTGGTGGTGGCCTAGGCACCAGTGCTGGCTTCAGTGGTGATCTAAGCACCAGTTCTGGCTTTGATGGTGGGCTAGGTACCAGCGCTGGCTTCAGTGGAGGACCAGGCACCAGCACTGGCTTTGGTGGTGGACTGGGCACCAGTGCTGGCTTCAGTGGCGGACTGGGCACCGGTGCTGGCTTTGGTGGTGGACTGGTCACTAGTGATGGCTTTGGTGGTGGACTGGGCACCAATGCTAGTTTTGGCAGCACACTTGGCACCGGTGCTGGCTTTAGCGGTGGCCTCAGCACCAGCGATGGCTTTGGCAGTAGGCCTAATGCCAGCTTCGACAGAGGACTGAGTACCATCATTGGCTTTGGCAGTGGTTCCAACACCAGCACTGGCTTTATTGGCGAACCCAGCACCAGCACGGGCTTCCATAGTGGACCCAGTTCTATTGTTGGCTTCAGTGGTGGACCAAGCACTGGTGTTGGCTTCTGCAGTGGACCAAGCATCAGTGGCTTCAGCGGTGGACCGAGCACAGGAGCTGGCTTCGGCGGTGGACCAAACACTGGTGCTGGCTTTGGTGGTGGACCAAGCACCAGTGCTGGCTTCGGCAGTGGAGCCACCAGTCTTGGTGCCTGTGGCTTCTCCTATGGCTAG
- the LOC105493772 gene encoding trophinin isoform X1: MDRRNDYGYRVPPFQGPLPPPGSLGLPLPPDIQTETTEEDSVLLMHTLLAATKDSLAVDPPVVSRPKKSKTKKAPIKAITKAAPAAPPVPTANEIATDKPKITLQALNLPVITQISQASPTTEVTNTQVSSVTAQPKKANKMKRVTAKAAQGSQSPTGREGGATQLKSPLQVLNLPVISQNIHASIANESASSQTLITSIKPKKASKAKKAANKAIASATEVSLAPTATHTATTQGQITNETASIHTTAASIRTKKASKARKIIAKVINTDTEHIQAANVTETATRQIEASVIAIRPKKSKGKKAASRGPNSVSEISEALLATQMVTNQALAATLRVKRGSRARKASTKARATESQTPNADQGAQAKMASAQTNVSALETQVAAAVQALADDYLAQLSLEPTTRTRGKRNRKSKHLNGDERSGNNYRRIPWGRRPAPPRDVAILQERANKLVKYLLVKDQTKIPIKRSDMLRDVIQEYDEYFPEIIERASYALEKMFRVNLKEIDKQSSLYILISTRESSAGILGTTKDTPKLGLLMVILSVIFMNGNKASEAVIWEVLRKLGLHPGVRHSLFGEVRKLITDEFVKQKYLEYKRVPNSRPPEYEFFWGLRSYHETSKMKVLKFACKVQKKDPKDWAVQYREAVEMEVQAAAVAVAEAEARAEARAQMGIGEEAVAGPWNWDDMDIDCLTREELGDDAQAWSRFSFEIEARAQENADAGTSVNFSRGAGTRAGFSDGASISFNGAPSSSGGPGITFGGAPSSSASFSNTASISFGGTLSTSSSFSSAASISFGGAPSTSTSFSSEASISFGGTPCTSASFSGGVSSSFSGPLNTSATFSGAASSGFGGTLSTTAGFSSVLSTSTSFGSAPTTNTVFSSALSTSTGFGGTLSTSVCFGGSPSSSGSFGGTLSTSICFGGSPCTSTGFGGTLSTSVSFGGPSSTSANCGGTLSTSICFDGSPSTGAGFGGALNTSASFGSALNTSAGFGGAMSTSADFGSTLSTSVCFGGSPGTSVSFGSALNTSAGFGGAVSTSTDFGGTLSTSVCFGGSPSTSAGFSGALNTNASFGCAISTSAGFSGAVGTSAGFSGVPSTNPGFGGAFNTSAGFGGALSTTTDFGGTPNNSIGFGAAPSTSVSFGGAHSTSLCFGGAPSTSLCFGSASNTNLCFGGPPSTSACFSGATSPSFGDGPSTSTGFSFGNGLSTSAGFGGGLNTSAGFGGGLGTSAGFSGDLSTSSGFDGGLGTSAGFSGGPGTSTGFGGGLGTSAGFSGGLGTGAGFGGGLVTSDGFGGGLGTNASFGSTLGTGAGFSGGLSTSDGFGSRPNASFDRGLSTIIGFGSGSNTSTGFIGEPSTSTGFHSGPSSIVGFSGGPSTGVGFCSGPSISGFSGGPSTGAGFGGGPNTGAGFGGGPSTSAGFGSGATSLGACGFSYG; the protein is encoded by the exons ATGGATAGGAGAAATGACTACGGATATAGGGTGCCTCCATTTCAG GGCCCTCTGCCTCCCCCTGGGAGCCTGGGGCTTCCCTTGCCTCCAGATATACAGACTGAGACTACAGAAGAGGACAGTGTCTTGCTGATGCATACCCTGTTGGCGGCAACCAAGGACTCCCTGGCCGTGGACCCACCAGTTGTCAGCCGGCCTAAGAAAAGCAAGACCAAGAAGGCCCCTATAAAGGCTATTACTAAGGCTGCACCTGCTGCCCCTCCAGTCCCAACTGCCAATGAGATTGCCACCGACAAGCCCAAAATAACTTTGCAGGCTTTAAACCTGCCAGTCATTACCCAGATCAGTCAGGCTTCACCTACCACTGAGGTAACCAATACTCAGGTTTCTTCAGTCACTGCTCAGCCTAAGAAAGCCAACAAGATGAAGAGAGTTACTGCCAAGGCAGCGCAAGGCTCCCAATCCCCAACTGGCCGTGAGGGTGGCGCTACACAGCTCAAGTCACCCTTGCAGGTCCTAAACCTACCAGTCATCTCACAGAATATTCACGCTTCAATTGCCAATGAGTCAGCCAGTTCCCAGACCTTGATAACCTCTATCAAGCCTAAGAAAGCTTCCAAGGCTAAGAAGGCTGCGAATAAGGCCATAGCTAGTGCCACCGAGGTTTCACTGGCTCCAACTGCCACCCATACAGCTACCACCCAAGGCCAAATTACCAATGAGACAGCCAGTATCCACACCACAGCAGCCTCCATCCGAACCAAGAAAGCCTCCAAAGCCAGGAAGATAATTGCTAAGGTCATAAATACTGACACTGAGCATATACAGGCTGCAAATGTCACTGAGACAGCTACCAGGCAGATTGAGGCCTCAGTAATAGCTATCAGGCCCAAAAAATCCAAGGGCAAGAAGGCTGCCAGTAGGGGCCCAAATTCTGTCTCTGAGATTTCTGAGGCCCTACTTGCCACTCAAATGGTCACAAACCAGGCCCTGGCAGCCACCCTGCGGGTCAAGAGAGGGTCTAGGGCTCGGAAGGCTTCCACTAAGGCTCGGGCAACTGAAAGCCAGACTCCAAATGCTGACCAAGGGGCCCAGGCCAAGATGGCCTCTGCTCAGACCAACGTAAGTGCCCTTGAGACTCAGGTTGCTGCTGCTGTCCAGGCCCTGGCAGATGACTATCTGGCTCAGTTGAGTCTGGAGCCCACAACCAGGACCCGGGGCAAGAGAAACCGAAAG TCCAAGCATCTGAATGGGGATGAGAGAAGTGGCAATAATTACAGGCGGATCCCATGGGGCCGGAGGCCTGCGCCACCGCGAGATGTGGCCATTTTACAAGAAAGG GCTAATAAGTTGGTGAAATACCTGTTGGTTAAGGACCAGACAAAGATCCCCATCAAGCGCTCAG ACATGCTGAGGGATGTCATCCAAGAATATGATGAATATTTCCCAGAAATCATTGAACGAGCAAGCTACGCTCTGGAGAAG ATGTTTCGAGTCAATCTGAAAGAAATTGATAAGCAAAGTAGCTTGTATATTCTCATCAGCACTCGGGAATCCTCTGCAGGCATACTGGGAAC GACCAAGGACACACCCAAGCTGGGTCTCCTCATGGTGATTCTGAGTGTCATTTTTATGAATGGCAACAAGGCCAGTGAGG CTGTCATCTGGGAGGTGCTTCGCAAGTTGGGGCTGCACCCTGG GGTGAGGCATTCACTCTTTGGGGAAGTGAGGAAGCTCATCACAGACGAGTTTGTGAAGCAGAA GTACCTGGAGTACAAGAGGGTCCCTAACAGCAGACCACCTGAATATGAGTTCTTCTGGGGCTTGCGCTCCTACCATGAGACTAGCAAGATGAAAGTCCTCAAGTTTGCATGCAAG GTGCAGAAAAAAGACCCCAAGGACTGGGCTGTGCAGTACCGCGAGGCAGTGGAGATGGAAGTCCAAGCTgcagctgtggctgtggctgaggctgaagccagggctgaggcaagagccCAAATGGGGATTGGAGAGGAAGCTGTGGCTGGGCCCTGGAATTGGGATGACATGGATATCGACTGCCTAACAAGGGAAGAGTTAGGCGATGATGCTCAGGCCTGGAGCAGATTTTCATTTGAAATTGAGGCCAGAGCCCAAGAAAATGCAGATGCCGGCACCAGCGTCAACTTCAGCAGAGGAGCTGGTACCAGGGCTGGCTTCAGCGACGGTGCTAGTATTAGCTTCAATGGTGCACCCAGCTCCAGTGGTGGACCTGGCATTACCTTTGGTGGTGCACCCAGCTCCAGTGCCAGCTTCAGCAATACAGCCAGCATTAGCTTTGGTGGCACACTGAGCACTAGCTCCAGCTTCAGCAGTGCAGCCAGCATTAGCTTTGGTGGTGCACCCAGCACCAGCACTAGTTTCAGCAGTGAAGCCAGCATTAGCTTTGGTGGCACGCCTTGTACCAGTGCCAGCTTTAGTGGTGGAGTCAGCTCTAGTTTTAGTGGCCCACTCAACACCAGTGCCACTTTCAGTGGTGCAGCCAGCTCTGGCTTTGGAGGCACACTCAGCACCACGGCTGGCTTTAGTAGTGTACTCAGCACCAGCACCAGCTTTGGCAGTGCACCCACAACGAACACAGTCTTCAGTAGTGCGCTTAGCACCAGCACTGGCTTTGGAGGCACACTCAGCACCAGTGTCTGCTTTGGTGGCTCTCCCAGCTCCAGTGGTAGCTTTGGTGGTACACTCAGTACCAGTATCTGCTTTGGTGGCTCTCCCTGCACCAGCACTGGCTTTGGAGGCACACTCAGCACCAGTGTCTCCTTTGGTGGCCCTTCCAGCACCAGTGCCAATTGCGGTGGTACACTAAGTACCAGCATCTGCTTTGATGGCTCTCCCAGCACTGGTGCTGGCTTTGGTGGTGCTCTCAACACCAGTGCCAGCTTTGGCAGTGCGCTCAATACCAGTGCTGGTTTTGGTGGTGCTATGAGCACCAGTGCTGACTTTGGCAGTACACTAAGCACCAGTGTCTGCTTTGGTGGCTCTCCTGGCACCAGTGTCAGCTTTGGCAGTGCGCTCAACACCAGTGCTGGTTTTGGTGGTGCTGTCAGCACCAGCACTGACTTTGGTGGTACACTAAGCACCAGCGTCTGTTTTGGTGGCTCTCCCAGCACCAGTGCTGGCTTTAGTGGTGCACTCAACACCAATGCCAGCTTTGGCTGTGCCATCAGCACCAGTGCCGGCTTCAGTGGTGCTGTCGGCACCAGTGCTGGCTTCAGTGGTGTACCCAGCACCAACCCTGGCTTTGGCGGTGCATTTAACACCAGTGCTGGCTTCGGTGGGGCACTTAGTACCACTACTGACTTCGGTGGTACTCCCAACAACAGCATTGGCTTTGGTGCTGCTCCCAGCACCAGTGTCAGCTTTGGTGGTGCTCATAGCACCAGCCTCTGTTTTGGTGGAGCTCCCAGCACCAGCCTCTGCTTTGGCAGTGCATCTAATACAAACCTATGCTTTGGTGGCCCTCCTAGCACCAGTGCCTGCTTTAGTGGTGCTACCAGCCCTAGTTTTGGTGATGGACCCAGTACCAGTACCGGTTTCAGCTTTGGCAACGGGTTAAGCACCAGTGCTGGATTTGGTGGTGGACTGAACACCAGTGCTGGCTTTGGTGGTGGCCTAGGCACCAGTGCTGGCTTCAGTGGTGATCTAAGCACCAGTTCTGGCTTTGATGGTGGGCTAGGTACCAGCGCTGGCTTCAGTGGAGGACCAGGCACCAGCACTGGCTTTGGTGGTGGACTGGGCACCAGTGCTGGCTTCAGTGGCGGACTGGGCACCGGTGCTGGCTTTGGTGGTGGACTGGTCACTAGTGATGGCTTTGGTGGTGGACTGGGCACCAATGCTAGTTTTGGCAGCACACTTGGCACCGGTGCTGGCTTTAGCGGTGGCCTCAGCACCAGCGATGGCTTTGGCAGTAGGCCTAATGCCAGCTTCGACAGAGGACTGAGTACCATCATTGGCTTTGGCAGTGGTTCCAACACCAGCACTGGCTTTATTGGCGAACCCAGCACCAGCACGGGCTTCCATAGTGGACCCAGTTCTATTGTTGGCTTCAGTGGTGGACCAAGCACTGGTGTTGGCTTCTGCAGTGGACCAAGCATCAGTGGCTTCAGCGGTGGACCGAGCACAGGAGCTGGCTTCGGCGGTGGACCAAACACTGGTGCTGGCTTTGGTGGTGGACCAAGCACCAGTGCTGGCTTCGGCAGTGGAGCCACCAGTCTTGGTGCCTGTGGCTTCTCCTATGGCTAG